Part of the Juglans regia cultivar Chandler chromosome 14, Walnut 2.0, whole genome shotgun sequence genome, AATTGTTAGGTTTATGAACATATTAGCTTTTTGTAGTATACTTTTAACATGCGCCTAGTAATATCAGTGGTATTATGGACATCTTCCAATTtgttcattaaaaaattttcgtCCTCCCCACGAATCATTGTGTTTTCTATCAAACTTTTCAGAATTTAGAGTATAAAAAATTCCTAATGTGTCTCTAATTATACATCTTTGATGTCTAATCTATGAGATTGTGTTCTAAAGGACTGAAAATAGATGTTTTtcgattatattatatagttggAGTGGTTGGTAACTCGTGCGCACGTGATTTTTATATGACCGAGATGCCAACTTCATTCGTTTGAAAAGcgattaaatataaatttggTTGATTGGCTTGTTTTGAAGTTAGTTAGTTTCATCTGGCTTTTAAGTAAAGTAGTTATTTTctgtaattacaaaataaaaaagtgatttatataattttataacacGAAGTTCTGCACTCTCGTCGAAAAATGTAACAAATTGAAAACTtcgaaattaataaatattcgGATTGGTCATTATGTCATCCGGGTAGTGATTGAGttactactattttattatccatttattacttataatgtatttatagttttttaattttttatcatattcttttaagtattttttaacattcttaatcattaagaaaaaaattaaaaatatatataattttattaattgtcattttcttaactattaagtaaaaaaaaattaaaaaaaattaaatataaaaagagtaataaatagataataggAAGATAataattctatcattttttatgcaTAGTAAATCCTTAcggctaaattctgtcatgccACCtctaaataacataaaatttcaatatcAACATAAATGATATAGTCTTTGGTGTGTAAagattgtataattaatttttaaaaaatatataaatataaaatttatatgaaaaaaattaattttttaataaaaatttttatttttttaaaataattatattatacttaCATATTTTACGACTTTATATAACTGAATAAATCATAACGTAAATTAcatcaataaattttgtatttaaaagaattaaaaaatcgTGCAAATGCCACTGTGACACGTTATTTGTAAGCAGCAGAAGAAGCCAAATGGGAAACGCCTAGCAGCAGAAGTATCTGTTACAATCCACGTGATCAGTCACTCGATATATCCTAGCAACGTGCACGACTTGAACATCTCAGACGATCTCTGTCTCCTCTTTTGCAGTAGcactgaagaagaaaaagatgcaGAGGATCTTCCAAAGCACACTATCTCAAAGAAATTTCTGGCTGCGGCGGCCTCGCTGCCTCTCCCAGCTAGCCCATAACCATACCCAAAACACActcgaagaagaagatgattttCTCTTGCCCAAAATACCCCATTTCGACTACATTCCTCTCCCTTACACGGGCCCATCTGCATCTGAGATCTTGGAGAAGCGCAAGGAGTACCTCAGCCCTTCTATATTGCACTTATACAAGAACCCGGcaagtttttttatatagacaAATATCTCGACAcctcattcattcatttctatattcttttatctttatcGGATATGTAGAAACCAATGCAAAATCTTACCTTTTTTCGAGTCTTAAACAAATGGGTGATCTTGAGTGCGAATGATATTTGGTAGTGACAAAGTTTGTATCTTGTTTTACAGTTAAATTTGGTAGATGGGAAAATGCAGTATTTGTATGACGAAAATGGCCGTAGATATTTGGATGCCTTCGGTGGGATAGCCACTGTCTGTTGCGGGCACTGTCACCCGGATGTGGTGGAAGCAATTGTTAACCAGACAAGGCGCTTGCAGCACTCTACAGTTCTGTATTTGCATCATGCCATTGCAGACTTTGCGGAGGCTCTGGCAGCTAAGCTGCCCGGAGATCTCAAGGTAACTAGTTGGTCCAATTTTTATGTCTGTTCTTATTTGCGCTGTGTTTTGATATGCACTTTGGAGTTTGGATGACCATTCAGGTTGTTTTCTTCACAAATTCTGGGACTGAAGCGAATGAGCTGGCTTTAATGATGGCACGGTTGTATACGGGCTTCCATGATATCATTTCGCTCAGAAATGGGTATCATGGGAATGCGGCTGGGACAATGGGGGTCACTGCTCAATCTAATTTCAAGTTTAATGTTGTTCAGgtatattttcacaattggATGAGTCCTGATTTTTACTGATTTCTCTTGTTATATTGGTGTAAAATGTACGTTGTAGCCTATAAACCTGATTTTCACAATCATTAGACTCCATTATGTTTATGCCAACAGACTGGAGTTCATCACGCCCTGAATCCTGACCAGTATCGAGGTGTCTTTGGTTCAGATGGAGTGAAATATGCTAGAGATGTTCAAGACATCATTGACTATGGAACTTGTGGTCGCGTGGCTGGCTTGATTGCCGAAGCCATACAGGTAATGGTGCAGATAAACCAATACCAGATGCAATAAACACACATACAAACACATAAACATGCTTAGGTGGGATTCTAAGTGATAGATGATTGTTCATTTCTAAGTGATGTTTCCATGCTTGACAGGGAGTAGGTGGAATTATGGAGTTGGCTCCAGGTTATCTGCCAGCCGTCTATAATTGCATTAGAAAAGCAGGGGGCCTTTGTATAGCTGATGAGGTTCAGTCAGGGTTTGCTCGTATAGGCAGTCATTTCTGGGGTTTCGAAGCACATGATGTTGTGCCTGATATTGTGACCATGGCAAAGGTAGTTCCTCCTTACCACCATTTGCATTTCCTCCCTCCCCAGTGCTTTGGGAGTAAATGGAAGCCCCCAAGTATAGCATGTTTCTTGTGATATTGCCGGACAATTTTTATGATGTAGAAAGTATTTACGCTGCATATACGAATGAGTACCAGATAAAATTGTTATGTTGTGAGATACTTCATTATAGTAATGTGGAAGAGAGATGCCCAAGGAAACCTAAACTTGGGCAAATTGTACCATTCATACAGTTCAGATCATGATTAAAGAATGTGTGTGACTCTTTGCCATTATCAACATATTATACCACCTGATTCTGCTACATGCAATTATTAGCCAATCATGCAATTGCTCAAAGTAAAGATCTATTAAACATGGGATGGGAGAAAATAAACCCAGTTTGTGTCACATGATCACATCGCTTGTTTACTTCTTCCCCATTGTTCTTCTTGCATAGGGCCAATTGTTTGTTTGcacaaagtttagaaacaatAATGTAACTTGAAGGAAAACCAACTTCACACTGCTTTCATCTAccgtaaaatattttagaattgtaCATCACATTCTTGGACTTTCTTTAGATGAGCCATTTGTGATTCCCTATGAAAATTTTATGCACTTCAAATGCTGGGTGTGCAATGCTTATTGGTTTTAGAAGTTGAGCCTCCACCTATTATGGAATTGGAAATGGCATCGCCACTGGTGCAGTGCTTATTAGTTTAAATGGCATTTGTGGTTGACGGACAATTATATGCACTGTAAATTATGGTTGTGCAATGTGGGCTGGTTTCAGAAATTTAGTCTTCTCCTTTTATGGTTTCTTCAGGGAATTGGAAATGGCATTCCCATTGGTGCAGTGGTGACAACTCCTGAGATTGCAAAGGTCTTGATGGGCCGCACTTATTTCAACACCTTTGGGGGAAACCCTGCCTGTACTGCTGGTGCTCTAGCTGTTCTGAAAGTAATTGAGAAGGAAAAGCTCCAGGAGAATGCATTTGTTGTGGGGTCACATCTTAAAGAGTGTCTTACTTCCCTTAAGGAAAAGCATGAAAGTATGGTTCTCTTCCATTTGTTTTAAAGACTATCTCAAAAATTCTTTACTGCATGATCTTTACAGCCATATCTTATTTAACGGTGCACAAAGCTGTTGATAATTTAGGGTGCACGTAGCGACTTTTCCTTATTTAAAATGCACATTGCAAAAGAGCTGGTAGTTATGGGGCATAAAATAGGACTCAAAAATATGTTTGAGATTGGAAAACCCATGGTACAATTAATAAGACCTCTTTACTTTCATGTCTGCAGTTATTGGGGATGTGAGGGGAAGAGGTTTGATGCTTGGAGTTGAACTTGTAACCGATCGCCAGTTAAAAACTCCAGCTAAGGCTGAAATCTTGCATATTATGGAACAAATGAGAGGTTTGTGTGCGCATGCATGCCGGTATGCTTTGTCTATATATGCACACATAATTTGTACCTAATGAATTTTTACACGGATGTTTCAGAATTGGGAGTGCTAATAGGAAAGGGTGGCTTTCATGGAAATGTTTTTAGGATTACACCCCCCCTCTGCTTCACCAAGGAAGATGCTGGtaggtcttcttcttctttcaatcTCCCAGTTTTTCCATTCCAACTAATTGACTCtatcttcgtcttcttctttcatttacCCCTTTTTTCTAATTCAAGCAATTGTCTCTCTATGAATGTAGATTTTCTTGTGGGTGCAATGGACTACACTATGTCAAAGATGTGAGGCAAACAACAATCAGGCGGCTAGGGTGATTATGCATTGGTTCCAACTCTCGGTTGACCATAAATGTAATGGTTTGTTTTTAGTAATATCTACGTCTTCTGGAAATAAGTTGTTCATGCATTTACCGGTTTCAATGAAATAAAGGCTAGTGTTTCTGGAAGAGGATGAGACACCACCTCGTTGTCTCTCTTCTTTTGCTGCCGGGACTTTTCTCACCATTCAAAATCAAGTGTCAAATCTCATTTCAGTAAGAGCAATGCTCAGCCCATGCAACAATTGTTTTGATTTAAGAAAGTTATCACCTGTATGCGGACAAACCGAGCACAGTACTGAGACCCgaccatattttaattttgctaGTGCTTTCCTGATCCTTTCTCAGAAAGGTCGGTTCAAATGCTGAAGGTTTTAGTCTTAGAGTATTACTCTCTTTAAAGTCTAAGTTTCAACACTATATGggtataaataatcttttaaagCCAcactttttagtaaaaagttaacgatttaattaattttgtataatgaaaattttaagaatgCGATATACGAGATTGAGATTTATTCTGCAAGAGTGGATTTCTAAGGCCGGAGAGGTTCCcgacattaaataaataaataaataataatgttgcATGGGTTGAGAGCCTAGTTCGACTGGAGTCTATCCTACCCATGAAGTTGTTGAATGTGATCTTATCCACGTATCAAAGTGATCTTTCCATCCGAGTTTTAAAGTTCTTTTATTTGATTAGTCGACGGAAGTTGTTGACATGGTATTCCTTTGTCATATCATGGTGATCAAGGACGCGTATTACAATTCTGtagtcattttttcaaaaacattaaaaagtgTATGGGTTGTGCATTTGTGATACGTTTCTATACAAATGATTGAAAAtatacaattataatttttttttactatttttatacaatcatgtgttaaataatgatatttctgtaaaataacttataaaaataatatcaatttacataaatatcttcaatttaaTACATGGCTCAtgtataaaagttataaaaaagaattgtaaGTATATTATTACTCATGCATGATTGATCATATCGTGACAATTAGTCTCACggataatgatagatttactaCTTCGTACCATGCacttatttactattctttttttacttaatagttaaggaggtgactattagtgaaattatatttttttttaattttttcttaatgatgaaggatgttaaaaaaatacttaaaaaaataataatctcaaatacACTATAGCGTAGTAAAATGATGGTAAGAAGGTGTAAGCCttatcattatctttttttttttttttttttggtttgaacatTTGAGAAGTAAAATACACAAGCACCATTCGCTTGCCCATACctttgttgtgaaatgttatgcAAAACACATACACACCAACAATGGCAAATAAACAAAAGCAATACAATCAAGTACACGACGCATAATATATATGGTTTGGAAAATTACTTACGTCTACAGAGTTGCAGAAATCTTACTAACTAgaagagattacaatcactcaatcttaactcacactctctaaggatttttgctctctcacacaatatgcactcactagacaattgttctctaTCTTTCTGTGCTTGAGGTAGTTCAAGACATgtcaaaatatgacatatatatagcacaCGGCATAGAAACCCTAACCGGGCAAAAATGCGTACTTCGCTTGAGTGGCTTGTCAAGCGCGCCTCGAACGAACAGCCAAATGAATATTGGCTTGAGCAGGGTGTCGAGTGAGACTCGAGCGAatactagggtttgtgttttgCTCGAGCGAAGTGTTGAGCGGGCCTCGAGTGAACTCTCAGACTTGAGATTCGTTCGAGCGGTATGTTAAAcgatgtcgagcgaactttgACTCGAGCAAACTGTCGAGCCAACTTTTAGCAAACacatttttcagctccaaaaccagtaTCCACATATATCCCAACAATCTCCTACTTGGAGACTAGGTCTCCACATGTTAGCCACTATTTTTAGCCAAACCCTATCATCTCTGCAGCTCACAGCTCCTGTCTTCAAGCTAGAAAACGCATTGAAGTCAAGCTCGACTTCAGTCTTCCACGTACATCGCTCTTAGTCAGCATATCCACATGacgactcacaactcccactgcactaGGAGCATCCGATCTTGAACTGATCTTGgcaaccttagccaactttcTCAGGTTTTCTTGAGGAACAACAAATCTGACTTCTTTTGGTTTCCTCACATGTTTCGCGCGATCAAGCATACCATTTTGGACTCTTGTATTTCTCTACACATCACTGGACTCTGATGTCAAATACAAAGAattagatctcttaccatgcgcTAGGACCAGCGCACCCTCAATGATCTTCCAAGCTTCTCAAGAGAACTCTACTGCAAAACTGTTGTTATCAAGTTGTCCCACAGAGATCAAGCTTTTCTTCAGATCTGGAACATGTCTGACTTGTTGTAAAGTCCACACACTCCTGTTTGGAGATGTGATGTGCACATCAACCACTCACACTACATCCAatgcctctccatcagccatatacatcttcccaaaatcactagtaacataattttgcatgatttctcgatgtgaggtgctatggaatgaaaaccctaaatccaacacccaatcatcaattAGATTGTACACTATAAGAAGTAAGGCATCGTGAATTTCTTCTGCCACTATGTTCACAACACTTTCTTGGTTCCTGCAGTTTCTTGTGATGTGGCCCGGCTTGCCACAATTTCAGCACGTGACTGCTGCCCATATCTCGTCTTACTCTTCCCTCTGCTCTTGGAGTTTGACCTGTCATGTCCTCTGCCCCTATTGTCAACAATTAGGGTTGATCTAGAACCAAAGGACTCAATTGAGTCTCTCCTATGTACATCTTCAGCAAACACCATATCACCTATGTCATCGCAGTTCAATTTTGCCTTGCCGGCTGAACTACTCACAACCATCTtcatggcctcccaactatttgacaacgatgccaacagaatcaatgctctgatctcatcatcaaactcaatctctacagaaaACAATTGATTTatgatcgtattgaattcattcaagtgttgggctatAGACATACATTTCGACATCTCcaaattgaacaatttcttaatcaaGTGTACCTTATTGTTTGCAGACtacttttcatacatacctgacaaagtcgCCATGAGATCTGTCGTGGTTCTCTTCTTACTGACATTGTGTGTTACTATTCTAGACAAGGTTAGCGAATAACCCTCAGAACATGTCGATTAGGTTCCAATCAGCATCATTCCTGCTCAATGGATTTTTTTCCCAACAATAGAAGATGGAGCCTCATCCCATAGAAATAGTCCTCAATCTACATCTTCCAGTACCCAAAATCAGTACCGTCGAACTTCTCAATCCTGTGTGCTTTCATTTGATCTCATGTCATCGTTCTCCTTAGACGCAAACCTTGGCTtttgataccagttgttgtgaaatgttgtgcaaaacacacacacatcaacgatggcaaataaagtaaaagtaacACAATTAAGCACACGATGCACAATATACGTgattcggcaaattgcctatgTCCACAAAGCTGCAGAAATCTTACTAAcaagaggagattacaatcactctatctcaactcacactctctaaagctttttgctctctcacacaatatgctctcactagacaattgttcCCTCTCTTTTTGTGCTTGAGGCCATTCAAGACATgttaaaatatgacatatatatagcacaCCGCGTGGAAACCCTAATCTGGCAAAACTGCATAATTCGCTTGAGTGGCATGTCGAGCGCATCTCGAGCGAACATCCAAATGAGCATTGGCTCAAGTGAGGTGTCGAGCAGGACTTAAACGAACACTAGGATTTGCgtctcgctcgagcggagtgtcgagtgGGTCTCGAGCGAACTCTCAGACTTGAGATTCGCTCAAGCGGTATGTCAAACGAACTTTGGCTCGAGCCAACTGTCGagccaactttcagcaaacacATTTTTAGCTCAAAAATCAGTCTCCACATATAACTCAACAACCTTGACAACTAACATTGGTCTATGCCTCTTTCCAATTCCACTTAAGTTTGTCATGATGACCATGTATAGTGCTGGACCAGCGGCTAAggatgatatataaataaaatggcATTGATCACTTTAACGATTTTGGCATAAGCAAGTCGGTTCTGTAATGGTTGTCTTGTTGTATTGCAATCATCCCCCTGTTCCGTGATTCATTCTTTACATGATGAGTAGGAAATGATCCTTAATTGTTGGTTTCCCTTCACCTGTGACATTGTTGGTGTAGTGGTAGGTCAGAATTCATGCATCTGAGTGTATATATACGTGATCGCTATTGCACCATTCCGCACACATGCATGTGGGCAACGGTTATTGCCAACAAGTGGTCATGATGCCTTTTCTCCAGGCTAACACTCGCACAACCACGTACAACGGCACataccactacaagaaatttgatttttagggatgaaatttgtCAAGGACGAATTAAATTTGATCCCTGaaagtcatttttggagacaaaaatgCTTGAACTACTAAATTCATTCGAACGGATaaatatccattcgaacaagatattttgtgacgaacaaaattgtctcaaaaaaggaaaaccgttcgaatggaaCAAAATAGATGCGGACAATAAATTAATGTATGTTCAAATagtatataatttgtttgaataataatattggcaggaaattaatttattttttactggAAAAGTTAATAACTATTcgaactttaatttttttgttcgaacaaacattttttccattcatttgtttatcatcattaatttgtgcatatatctttttcattaaagtaataaatatttttttccattaatttgttatcattttcaaaatataaaaatatgtatatattatatattatgatttgtggtgagttaaaatatttataaatttataaattaattttgtgtaattaatttcaaaactttatagtgattttttttatgttaaatttatataaatataactttaaagataaaataattttttatattatcatgaacagcaagtaaaatgaaaaaaaataaataaggtagaaaacacgaaaaataaaaacaatacattaattgcatctcaaatatatagtgttgaatacaacataaaaaagtaagataataactaaaatgattaatatttgcTAAGTAGATCAACATCATCTTGTAACATTTTAATGCATCGTTCCAGATCCCTAAGCTTCTTCATGATGCGCTCAATGAACTCCACAAACAGAACTCGTACCTAATCCAAAGTAGCTCCAGAAGGTTGTCTCTGAACAGTGGCAATACTACTAGAAGCTGGATCTGTCGGCGTGGCACTAGGTTGTTCTGGTGTAGTCTTCCACAAGTGCCCCTTGCTCTTactgaatgtgatcttgttaaggggtCCATCTGTGGCGATCTCCGCTCAGTCACATACACTGTAACCCCCGATCAgagtaggaggttagatatcaTTAGTGCAAATAATAGACTACCTCCATTGGAATAACGTGACTCCGATAGAGTGCGGAGGAATAAATACAATgccaaatcaatatatatataagttaatatataggttagttatgataactatacaagttaatataattaatatatatatagtacttattagttatatagctactatagttTAAGTATTATATGGTTACTATATaactatagctattataagttatgataactatactcataagttatataatagtataacaTTAACTATAGTTAttagttactattataagttgtgataactatagttattatattttatataacaaggcaacaagttatataatatatagtgcaaaattagaagTAACTATATGTATtagatatattaataagttatgataattatactcacataaattatataataatataatactaattatgttataagtactatatattaataattagtatatatagtataagtattatattaactattagaccaaaagtatattatatattatcaattataatataaaatagttcctatagtatatatatatatattatatactatataatattaaaatattttatataatagattattaaaattataggaaattacttataagtataataatactattattagttcgAACCCAATAACATCCCGTTCGAACAGAGTTATCTCGTAGaatgtatttggagggaaactTTGCGCCAAATACtctaaatgttaatttattcgaatatgaaaaaaattcctCATTCGATATCACTGGTTGAATTgtgttacaaaaataccctttgaGTTTCTCTACCTTTGAAGAATATGCTAatgaatattttgatttattagtTTAAATGACAATATTACACGTTTGAACATGAATTAAATCGCGACAGATTTGGCGCCTATTCGaaattttcatgttcgaataTGTAAATGTCCAGTTCGAACGGGACTTCACAGATTCAAATACCTCAACctccatttcattttcgcaTTGAAGTTGGATTTCTTTGGAGGCAGAGATAAACAAACTTAGTAAGAGAGAAGTGATTcttgagagagatgagaggtTTATAAgaggtattatttttttttctatcttttttttttgtatttcgatttcattaatgttagtttattgcacatgatttatgattttctcataatgtgttttatgcttatgtaggtattgtggattcatattttgtttggattacttaaatttgagataatatttataatctttaaaattttgataatttatagtttttaattaattatgttaagatttttggtatatttgtgtttgtgcaaTCCCTTTTAAAATGGGTTGTCAACCAATATGCATATTATGAGATTGTGTTTATGAAATTGTGTTTTGTGACAAATATTTTGTCTCTGTTTCGTGTCTGAAATCTGGGTTTGTCTCGTTCGAACGCTATAATGTTCGTTTGAACGAGATCCTGTTCGAATAGAATCTTGTTCGAACAGAATCCTATTTCAACAGactaataagattttaagtggaagattttacttaaaagaataataagatatataaaatttatacttaaaatataaaatacttaagaattattacaaaatattttgcacttaaattaaaatgaaaacttaaaatataatataacatagcaactattaatacttaaattaatgtttaatacttataaaatatttaattaaaaaactatatagtataattataaaatattttacacttaaattaaaatagaaacttaaaatataatataacatagcaattatTAATACTTGAATTAATgtttaactttaatatttttgttatttatactaactttaatgtttttgtttttgtaggacaagatgatatctcttaaggaaattGTTGCGAatccatctgatgcatcatctgtcaatgatgctcagatcatttctcaagttcttagatcacattctggatatttgaggggtttaggaCGTTGCGTGAAGCTATTCTCaacattattatcattttttcgAGCCAGATTGAATGACGATAAGACTAAGGAATTAGAGGAAAtaacacttgagatagaacgattgaggtttaaggaaaaaaagttgctgacccgattagatcaagtAGATCAAG contains:
- the LOC108996966 gene encoding alanine--glyoxylate aminotransferase 2 homolog 2, mitochondrial-like is translated as MQRIFQSTLSQRNFWLRRPRCLSQLAHNHTQNTLEEEDDFLLPKIPHFDYIPLPYTGPSASEILEKRKEYLSPSILHLYKNPLNLVDGKMQYLYDENGRRYLDAFGGIATVCCGHCHPDVVEAIVNQTRRLQHSTVLYLHHAIADFAEALAAKLPGDLKVVFFTNSGTEANELALMMARLYTGFHDIISLRNGYHGNAAGTMGVTAQSNFKFNVVQTGVHHALNPDQYRGVFGSDGVKYARDVQDIIDYGTCGRVAGLIAEAIQGVGGIMELAPGYLPAVYNCIRKAGGLCIADEVQSGFARIGSHFWGFEAHDVVPDIVTMAKGIGNGIPIGAVVTTPEIAKVLMGRTYFNTFGGNPACTAGALAVLKVIEKEKLQENAFVVGSHLKECLTSLKEKHEIIGDVRGRGLMLGVELVTDRQLKTPAKAEILHIMEQMRELGVLIGKGGFHGNVFRITPPLCFTKEDADFLVGAMDYTMSKM